The DNA segment GGGTTCCGCAGCGCAGGAGGGCGTGGGCGTACGCCACGTCGGCGCCCGCGGTGATGTCGAGTGACTCGATCTCGAAGGAGGCACCCTTGGCCTGCCACTCGAAGAACGGCGGCCACGTGGCGCGGTACGCCGGCAGGCCGCGGATGCCGTCGTGGGGCGGCGGTACGTCGAACATGACGATGTCCTCGGCGTGGTCGGCGAGGACACCGTCGAGGTCTCCCCGGTGGACGGCGTCAGCCCAGGTCGTGATCAGTGTGCGGATCTGCGTGGTGTCGTCGTCGGACATGATGCGCACCTCTCTCCCCCGTCTTGGAGAGACTCCTGATGCGGAGAATCCCCTTGTCCAGGAGACTCCGCGGACCCCGGGAAGTCATCGCCGACCGGGTGACACACTCTGCTGTGTGGCCCTGACCTTCGACGACCTCCTCGCCCGTGCCCGGTCCCTCCCCCGTGACGGCCGCCGCGCCGTCCTCGGCATCGCCGGCAGCCCGGGGGCGGGCAAGACGACGCTCGCCGAGCAGCTGGTGCGGGAGCTGAACGGTGCCGGGGATCCCTGGGTCGCGCATGTGCCCATGGACGGTTTCCACCTTGCCGACGCGGAGCTGGACCGGCTCGGCCGCCGGGACCGCAAGGGCGCGCCGGACACGTTCGA comes from the Streptomyces sp. NBC_00443 genome and includes:
- a CDS encoding YybH family protein, which translates into the protein MSDDDTTQIRTLITTWADAVHRGDLDGVLADHAEDIVMFDVPPPHDGIRGLPAYRATWPPFFEWQAKGASFEIESLDITAGADVAYAHALLRCGTPEELAERPTLRLRLTLGLLKEGGRWVVAHEHHSFPHD